Proteins from a genomic interval of Sporolactobacillus sp. Y61:
- a CDS encoding NAD(P)-dependent oxidoreductase — translation MIGFIGIGIMGSRMAARLQNAGKALVVYNRTKAKADTLVAHGAKWADTPREVGAQADVVFSMLANPQAVEAVAFGNDGLLNGLKPGSIWVDSSTINPATSVKLAQAAAEKGVHFLDAPVAGSTGPAEKGELVFFVGGEEKELEKVRPLLDIMGKAVQYKGKSGSGTAMKLVNNLMLGQAIAAFSEAVAFGESLGLDKKGLIESLFAGPTCAPVLQFKEPKFLKEDFDQADFKVSSIYKDMELASEEAYAHNFALPLSNFVKALYGLIKQQGKGEYDFAAIYSLLKK, via the coding sequence ATGATAGGATTTATCGGAATCGGTATCATGGGCAGTCGGATGGCCGCCCGTCTCCAGAATGCAGGTAAAGCGCTCGTTGTGTACAACCGGACAAAGGCGAAAGCCGACACCCTGGTTGCTCACGGAGCAAAATGGGCGGACACTCCGCGTGAAGTCGGGGCTCAGGCGGATGTCGTCTTCTCGATGCTGGCCAATCCGCAGGCCGTTGAGGCGGTCGCCTTCGGTAATGACGGATTGCTGAACGGACTGAAGCCGGGCAGCATCTGGGTCGACAGCAGTACGATCAACCCGGCGACTTCGGTAAAACTTGCGCAGGCCGCTGCCGAAAAGGGCGTTCATTTTCTTGATGCACCGGTTGCCGGTTCGACCGGACCGGCTGAGAAGGGCGAACTGGTCTTCTTTGTCGGCGGTGAAGAAAAAGAGCTGGAAAAGGTACGCCCGCTCCTGGATATCATGGGTAAAGCCGTACAGTATAAAGGGAAAAGCGGAAGCGGAACCGCAATGAAACTGGTCAATAACCTGATGCTCGGGCAGGCCATCGCCGCCTTCTCGGAAGCTGTTGCCTTCGGGGAAAGTCTGGGGCTGGATAAAAAAGGCCTCATTGAGTCGCTGTTTGCCGGTCCGACCTGCGCCCCTGTCCTTCAGTTCAAAGAGCCGAAGTTTCTCAAGGAAGATTTTGATCAGGCGGATTTCAAGGTCAGCAGCATCTATAAAGATATGGAGCTGGCTTCTGAGGAAGCCTACGCCCACAACTTTGCCCTGCCACTCTCCAATTTTGTGAAAGCTTTGTACGGGTTGATTAAACAGCAGGGTAAAGGGGAGTACGACTTCGCCGCGATTTACTCGCTGTTGAAAAAATAA
- a CDS encoding peptidase U32 family protein produces MNLIATAESVGQAEALLDAGVDTLYVGGHPFGLRLPRPLGIEEIKEIIHLAHGRGKKVTVACNALMHNKEIEQLGAYLSRLAELQADAITVGDPGAILTLEELKLPLPYIYDGETLVTSAEQIAFWLKHHAVGAVAARELTLIELKEMQSRLEKPIEVLVYGPTCIHQSGRPLLSNYYRYEGMSERSDKDRGLFLRDPKNPESQYPIFEDEDGTHIFSTEDLSLMAQLQDLKENRLIWWKLDGVLLRGEPFVRIAALFAEAKQAVESGTFEPAGYCNRLKDLQPANRPLGTGFYLKDPKEIH; encoded by the coding sequence ATCAATCTGATTGCAACAGCGGAGTCAGTCGGTCAGGCGGAAGCGCTGCTTGATGCCGGTGTGGATACGCTCTATGTCGGCGGGCATCCGTTCGGTCTGCGGCTGCCCCGTCCGCTGGGCATCGAAGAAATTAAGGAGATCATTCATCTTGCCCACGGACGCGGGAAAAAAGTGACGGTGGCCTGCAATGCGCTGATGCATAACAAAGAGATCGAGCAGCTCGGCGCGTATCTGTCCAGGCTGGCCGAACTGCAGGCGGATGCTATAACCGTGGGCGATCCCGGCGCGATTCTGACGCTTGAGGAACTTAAACTGCCGCTGCCCTATATCTATGACGGAGAAACGCTGGTGACTTCGGCCGAACAGATTGCCTTCTGGCTGAAACACCATGCTGTCGGCGCGGTGGCCGCCCGTGAACTGACCCTTATCGAACTAAAAGAGATGCAGAGCAGGCTGGAGAAGCCGATCGAAGTTCTGGTCTATGGACCGACCTGCATCCATCAGTCCGGCCGCCCCCTGCTCTCCAATTACTATCGCTATGAAGGAATGAGCGAGCGGTCGGATAAAGACCGCGGCCTGTTCCTTCGTGATCCGAAAAATCCTGAAAGTCAGTATCCGATATTTGAAGACGAAGACGGAACGCATATTTTTTCAACGGAGGATTTGTCGCTTATGGCTCAGCTGCAGGATCTGAAAGAGAACCGGCTGATCTGGTGGAAGCTGGATGGCGTGCTGCTCCGCGGCGAGCCGTTTGTGCGGATCGCTGCTCTTTTTGCTGAGGCAAAGCAGGCCGTTGAATCGGGGACCTTTGAACCCGCCGGCTACTGCAACCGTCTTAAAGATCTGCAGCCGGCAAACCGGCCGCTCGGAACGGGTTTTTACTTGAAAGATCCGAAAGAGATTCACTGA
- a CDS encoding U32 family peptidase has protein sequence MRTRVKKPEVLAPAGNLEKLKMAIRYGADAVYIGGQAYGLRSRAGNFSYDDMKEGVAFAHHRAAKVYVAANIVTHEGDAAGADDFFKTLQVIGVDAVIISDPAMIMICAAAAPGLPIHLSTQASATNYKALEFWKKIGLERVVLAREVGIEEIREMRRHTDIEIEAFIHGAMCIAYSGRCTLSNHMVNRDANRGGCAQSCRWKYDLFDMEGGKAKSLIPEGGEAFSMSAVDLSMLRHLPDMIDAGVNSLKIEGRMKSIHYVSTVSNVYRKAVDTYCADPEHYTFDPAWEDEIWKVAQRDLSTGFYYGVPTEKEQLFGKPRKIPKYTFAAQVMSYDPETKMATLQQRNNFGTGEEVEFYGPGFVHFKQTVHDLFDENGEPIDRAPNPMMTCRMTVDQPVEPHFLMRKK, from the coding sequence ATGCGAACAAGGGTCAAAAAGCCGGAAGTACTGGCGCCGGCCGGCAATCTGGAAAAACTGAAAATGGCCATCCGATACGGTGCTGATGCCGTGTATATCGGCGGACAGGCTTACGGCCTGCGCTCCCGGGCGGGCAATTTTTCTTATGATGACATGAAGGAAGGCGTCGCATTCGCTCATCACCGCGCAGCGAAAGTCTATGTCGCTGCCAATATAGTGACGCATGAAGGGGATGCCGCGGGTGCGGATGATTTTTTTAAAACCCTTCAGGTCATCGGTGTGGACGCTGTGATTATTTCCGATCCGGCGATGATCATGATCTGTGCGGCGGCGGCTCCCGGTCTGCCGATCCACCTTTCGACTCAGGCCTCGGCGACGAACTATAAAGCGCTGGAATTCTGGAAAAAAATCGGCCTTGAGCGGGTGGTTCTTGCGCGGGAAGTCGGAATTGAGGAGATTCGCGAGATGCGCCGCCATACGGATATCGAGATCGAAGCTTTTATTCACGGAGCCATGTGTATCGCTTATTCCGGCCGGTGTACCCTGTCGAATCATATGGTGAACCGTGACGCCAACCGTGGCGGCTGTGCCCAGTCCTGCCGCTGGAAGTATGATCTGTTCGACATGGAGGGCGGCAAAGCGAAAAGTCTGATTCCTGAAGGCGGGGAGGCGTTCTCAATGAGTGCCGTTGACCTGTCGATGCTGCGGCATCTGCCTGACATGATTGACGCCGGGGTGAACAGCCTGAAGATTGAAGGACGGATGAAATCGATTCATTATGTCTCAACGGTCTCTAATGTTTACCGGAAAGCCGTTGACACGTACTGTGCGGATCCGGAACATTACACCTTTGATCCGGCCTGGGAAGATGAAATATGGAAAGTCGCTCAGCGCGATCTGTCGACCGGTTTTTACTACGGCGTACCGACAGAGAAGGAGCAGCTGTTCGGCAAACCACGTAAGATTCCGAAATACACCTTTGCCGCACAGGTGATGAGCTACGATCCGGAAACGAAGATGGCGACCCTGCAGCAGCGTAACAACTTTGGTACAGGTGAGGAAGTGGAGTTTTACGGACCTGGTTTTGTTCATTTCAAACAGACCGTTCACGATCTTTTTGATGAAAACGGCGAGCCTATTGACCGCGCACCGAATCCGATGATGACCTGCAGGATGACGGTGGATCAGCCGGTCGAACCGCATTTTCTGATGCGGAAGAAGTAA